The genomic interval ATAAATAAAATTCAAAAATTTTTAAATTTATATATTAAATTTTGGAATTCAGAAGAAAAATTATACTGCTTTTAAAATACTTTTTTAGTGGCAAAAATACTGATTGTAAGAATTATAAGTATTTTTTTATTGGTATGATTAATTTTTTGATAATAAAAAAGGCTGAGATTGTATCTCAGCCTGAAATTTAGCTAAAATTTTAGCCGTTGCGTTTTTTGATGATTTCTTCGCTGACATTTCTCGGAACTTCGTCATAATGATCAAATTCCATAGAGTATGTAGCGCGACCTTGCGTTTGAGAACGTAAATCAGTAGAGTATCCAAACATCTCTGCAAGCGGACAAAACGCGTCAATGATTTTATTTCCGCCACGATCGCTCATATTATTTACTTGTCCGCGACGTTTATTCAAATCACCTATAACATCACCCATGTATTCTTCAGGAGTTTCAACCTCAACTTTCATCATAGGCTCAAGTATTACAGCATTTGCTTTTCTAGCACCTTCTTTGAAGCCCATTGAAGCAGCTAGTTTAAATGCCATTTCTGAACTATCTACCTCGTGGTAACTTCCGTCAAATAACGTAACCTTGATATCTACAACAGGATAGCCGGCCAATACACCGCTTTGCATTGCTTCTTGGCAACCTTTATCAACAGCCGGAATATATTCTTTTGGAACAGCACCGCCTTTTATATCATTTACAAACTCGTAATTTTCTCCGCCCGGCTCCATTGGCTCAAGTCTTAAGAATACGTGTCCATATTGACCGCGACCACCTGATTGTTTAGCATATTTGTATTCTTGCTCAACTGTTTTGCGAATAGTCTCACGGTAAGCGACTTGCGGTTTTCCAACTTCAGCTTCAACTTTAAATTCTCTAAGCATTCTATCAACGATAATTTCAAGGTGAAGTTCACCCATACCGCTAATAATTGTTTGACCGCTCTCTTCATCGGTTGCGACTCTGAAGCTAGGATCTTCTTGGGCAAGTTTTTGTAAAGCAATACCCATTTTTTCTTGATCGGCTTTTGTTTTAGGTTCAACTGCAACTGAAATAACGGGATCTGGAAATTCCATTCTTTCCAAAATAACCGGATCTTTTTCACTTGCAAGAGTATCACCTGTAAGAGTATCTTTTAGACCTACTACAGCGCCGATTTCACCAGCATAAAGCTCTTTTATCTCTTCTCTTTTATTTGAGTGCATTCTAAGAATTCTGCCGACGCGCTCTTTTTTACCTTTACCGGCATTATAAACATAACTTCCGCTTGCAAGTACACCGCGATAAACACGCACGAAAGTCAATTGTCCGACAAAAGGATCGGTAGCTATTTTAAAACCTAGAGCTGCAAATTCTCCGTCATCTGTAGATTCTACGCTTACCTCTTTTCCATTTTCATATTGACCTTTGATATTTGGAACTTCATCCGGAGCCGGCAAATAATCAACTACTGCATCAAGAAGCGGTTGAACGCCTTTGTTTTTAAATGCTGTTCCGCAAAGCATAGGCACAATGTTAAGACTTAGTGTTGCTGTTTTTATACCTTTTTTAATCTCGTCAATACTAAGTTCAACGCCATCAAAGAATTTTTCCATAAGTTTTTCGTCTGTTTCTGCAACAGCTTCAACTAATTTATCGTGATATTCTTTTGCTTTGTCTTGCAAGTCGGCAGGAATATCTTTAACAACATAATTTGTAGGCTCATCGCTTTCCCAAACAAGCGCTTTCATTTGAATCAAATCAACTACGCCTTTAAAATTATCTTCAGCACCGATTGGAATTTGGAGCGGAACCGGATTGGCTTTTAATCTATCTTTAATTTGTTTTTCGACATTATAAAAATTTGCTCCGACTCTATCCATTTTATTTACAAATGCAATTCTTGGAACATGATATTTATTTGCT from Campylobacter hominis ATCC BAA-381 carries:
- the fusA gene encoding elongation factor G, with translation MARKTPLHMVRNIGIAAHIDAGKTTTSERILFFTGISHKIGETHEGTATMDWMDQEKERGITITSAATTCFWRDHQINLIDTPGHVDFTIEVERSMRVLDGAVAVFCSVGGVQPQSETVWRQANKYHVPRIAFVNKMDRVGANFYNVEKQIKDRLKANPVPLQIPIGAEDNFKGVVDLIQMKALVWESDEPTNYVVKDIPADLQDKAKEYHDKLVEAVAETDEKLMEKFFDGVELSIDEIKKGIKTATLSLNIVPMLCGTAFKNKGVQPLLDAVVDYLPAPDEVPNIKGQYENGKEVSVESTDDGEFAALGFKIATDPFVGQLTFVRVYRGVLASGSYVYNAGKGKKERVGRILRMHSNKREEIKELYAGEIGAVVGLKDTLTGDTLASEKDPVILERMEFPDPVISVAVEPKTKADQEKMGIALQKLAQEDPSFRVATDEESGQTIISGMGELHLEIIVDRMLREFKVEAEVGKPQVAYRETIRKTVEQEYKYAKQSGGRGQYGHVFLRLEPMEPGGENYEFVNDIKGGAVPKEYIPAVDKGCQEAMQSGVLAGYPVVDIKVTLFDGSYHEVDSSEMAFKLAASMGFKEGARKANAVILEPMMKVEVETPEEYMGDVIGDLNKRRGQVNNMSDRGGNKIIDAFCPLAEMFGYSTDLRSQTQGRATYSMEFDHYDEVPRNVSEEIIKKRNG